Proteins found in one Crassostrea angulata isolate pt1a10 chromosome 3, ASM2561291v2, whole genome shotgun sequence genomic segment:
- the LOC128178176 gene encoding monocarboxylate transporter 12-B-like isoform X1, which produces MRRQRRRAVIMLAGLMNAFLGASIGYSAGIIHLGLLEKHKKSPNLVSWAGALFTSVFCLAGPISSSVVNALSCRSAIFLGSFLSFVGFMVSSFVSRIEVVVFSYGIVAGLGQSMMYAGTILVTGFYFHDNPSVATGVVALGAGIGVAVFPMFTEFLIETYGIDGTFLLLSAVSLQVVVFTMCIETHELENKRKERFKTFKMKVKLILQELRQIFSMGAYLQFCISIFCWSTSVNTSLLLLPQYYVSTGSTHTEAAILMSLYGIMGCFSRIMTGLAASDPRVDGKLLYMGSYIILGLCTIFLPLIGNSFSGKIFYSSVLGIYSSNVWSLLTPITIEIVGIQQMPTAFGMELLIGGIGFLIGPIIGGKIQRETNDFTLVFIISGLLYVLAGIFEMLMILTMAKSESFPNRNNMERTVEVEEKLISSHVIQVKQLNDLSLILSDNAGNSIHTNER; this is translated from the exons ATGCGCCGGCAGCGTCGACGTGCGGTGATCATGTTAGCCGGACTAATGAATGCCTTTCTTGGAGCGAGTATCGGCTATTCCGCAGGAATAATACACCTTGGTCTACTGGAGAAACACAAGAAGTCTCCAAATTTGGTTTCCTGGGCAGGTGCTCTATTCACGAGCGTGTTTTGCTTGGCTG GTCCCATCTCTAGTTCCGTTGTGAATGCCCTGTCATGTCGGTCGGCCATTTTCCTGGGATCTTTCCTGAGCTTTGTGGGATTTATGGTTTCCAGTTTTGTATCACGTATTGAGGTTGTAGTCTTCAGTTATGGAATTGTTGCAG GATTGGGTCAATCCATGATGTACGCCGGAACTATTTTGGTCACGGGATTCTATTTCCATGACAACCCATCGGTTGCCACAGGCGTGGTGGCGTTAGGGGCGGGAATCGGAGTGGCGGTGTTTCCAATGTTTACAGAGTTCCTTATTGAGACCTATGGAATTGATGGAACGTTTCTCCTCTTATCTGCCGTCAGTTTGCAGGTTGTTGTGTTTACCATGTGTATAGAAACCCACGAGctagaaaacaaaagaaaagaaaggtTCAAGACATTTAAGATGAAAGTAAAGTTAATTCTTCAGGAACTCCGACAAATATTTTCCATGGGTGCTTATCTACAATTTTGTATTAGCATTTTCTGTTGGAGTACCAGTGTTAATACTTCTTTATTACTTTTACCGCAATATTATGTTAGCACGGGTTCAACACACACAGAAGCTGCCATCCTTATGTCTCTTTACGGCATTATGGGTTGTTTTTCCCGAATTATGACAGGATTAGCCGCTTCTGACCCACGTGTAGATGGAAAACTTTTGTATATGGGGTCTTACATCATTCTAGGGTTGTGCACAATCTTTCTCCCCCTTATAGGCAATTCTTTTTCTGGAAAGATATTTTATTCGTCAGTACTTGGAATATATTCTAGCAACGTTTGGTCGCTTCTCACACCTATTACAATTGAAATTGTTGGCATTCAACAAATGCCCACAGCTTTTGGAATGGAATTGTTGATTGGAGGCATTGGGTTTTTGATTGGTCCAATCATTGGAG GGAAAATACAAAGAGAGACTAATGATTTTActcttgtttttataatatCAG gACTCTTATATGTTTTAGCAGGGatttttgaaatgttgatgATACTAACGATGGCAAAATCTGAATCGTTTCCAAACAGAAACAACATGGAGAGAACGGTTGAGGTGGAGGAAAAATTAATAAGCAGCCACGTTATACAGGTCAAACAATTAAACGACTTATCACTGATACTGAGTGATAATGCTGGTAACTCAATACATACCAACGAACGCTGA
- the LOC128178176 gene encoding monocarboxylate transporter 12-B-like isoform X2 codes for MRRQRRRAVIMLAGLMNAFLGASIGYSAGIIHLGLLEKHKKSPNLVSWAGALFTSVFCLAGPISSSVVNALSCRSAIFLGSFLSFVGFMVSSFVSRIEVVVFSYGIVAGLGQSMMYAGTILVTGFYFHDNPSVATGVVALGAGIGVAVFPMFTEFLIETYGIDGTFLLLSAVSLQVVVFTMCIETHELENKRKERFKTFKMKVKLILQELRQIFSMGAYLQFCISIFCWSTSVNTSLLLLPQYYVSTGSTHTEAAILMSLYGIMGCFSRIMTGLAASDPRVDGKLLYMGSYIILGLCTIFLPLIGNSFSGKIFYSSVLGIYSSNVWSLLTPITIEIVGIQQMPTAFGMELLIGGIGFLIGPIIGGLLYVLAGIFEMLMILTMAKSESFPNRNNMERTVEVEEKLISSHVIQVKQLNDLSLILSDNAGNSIHTNER; via the exons ATGCGCCGGCAGCGTCGACGTGCGGTGATCATGTTAGCCGGACTAATGAATGCCTTTCTTGGAGCGAGTATCGGCTATTCCGCAGGAATAATACACCTTGGTCTACTGGAGAAACACAAGAAGTCTCCAAATTTGGTTTCCTGGGCAGGTGCTCTATTCACGAGCGTGTTTTGCTTGGCTG GTCCCATCTCTAGTTCCGTTGTGAATGCCCTGTCATGTCGGTCGGCCATTTTCCTGGGATCTTTCCTGAGCTTTGTGGGATTTATGGTTTCCAGTTTTGTATCACGTATTGAGGTTGTAGTCTTCAGTTATGGAATTGTTGCAG GATTGGGTCAATCCATGATGTACGCCGGAACTATTTTGGTCACGGGATTCTATTTCCATGACAACCCATCGGTTGCCACAGGCGTGGTGGCGTTAGGGGCGGGAATCGGAGTGGCGGTGTTTCCAATGTTTACAGAGTTCCTTATTGAGACCTATGGAATTGATGGAACGTTTCTCCTCTTATCTGCCGTCAGTTTGCAGGTTGTTGTGTTTACCATGTGTATAGAAACCCACGAGctagaaaacaaaagaaaagaaaggtTCAAGACATTTAAGATGAAAGTAAAGTTAATTCTTCAGGAACTCCGACAAATATTTTCCATGGGTGCTTATCTACAATTTTGTATTAGCATTTTCTGTTGGAGTACCAGTGTTAATACTTCTTTATTACTTTTACCGCAATATTATGTTAGCACGGGTTCAACACACACAGAAGCTGCCATCCTTATGTCTCTTTACGGCATTATGGGTTGTTTTTCCCGAATTATGACAGGATTAGCCGCTTCTGACCCACGTGTAGATGGAAAACTTTTGTATATGGGGTCTTACATCATTCTAGGGTTGTGCACAATCTTTCTCCCCCTTATAGGCAATTCTTTTTCTGGAAAGATATTTTATTCGTCAGTACTTGGAATATATTCTAGCAACGTTTGGTCGCTTCTCACACCTATTACAATTGAAATTGTTGGCATTCAACAAATGCCCACAGCTTTTGGAATGGAATTGTTGATTGGAGGCATTGGGTTTTTGATTGGTCCAATCATTGGAG gACTCTTATATGTTTTAGCAGGGatttttgaaatgttgatgATACTAACGATGGCAAAATCTGAATCGTTTCCAAACAGAAACAACATGGAGAGAACGGTTGAGGTGGAGGAAAAATTAATAAGCAGCCACGTTATACAGGTCAAACAATTAAACGACTTATCACTGATACTGAGTGATAATGCTGGTAACTCAATACATACCAACGAACGCTGA